GCGTTCGGACGGGCGGGTCTTTTCCACTTGGCCTTATCTCGGCCGCATCGCGACCATAGAGCCACACCGCTTCGGGCCCATGGCGCACGCGCCCGCCGCCCCTGGACCAGGGCCGGCAGGTAACTGAGGAGCGGAACCGTGCCGATCCTGTAACGCCGCTCACAGTTCTGAGAATGACAACGACTTACAGCACCCGCAAACGACACCCTGGCCCTGAGACACGCCCACTGCTACCGGCGAAATCGCCCCAATCACGTCAGAAAGTGACAATTCTCGTCACCTTTTGCAGGATTTTGGCGCATCTCCCAAGGGCGCCAGGCCCGATGAACGGGTAGTGAACCGCGGCGCGCCTTTACTATCCTTTACATCACAGATGCTTGGCAGGAAGATCAGGGGCCCGGCAGGGCGGCCCAAGGCGCTGGCCCGGAACATGCTTGGGCCGATAGCGGGAGACAAGCAGGGCGCGGCTGCACGGCAACCGCGGCAGCCTCCCGGCTCAGCCGGTTCCACCCATTCACCCAGAGAGAATAGCCATGAAAAAGTACCAACAAGGCTTCACCTTGATAGAACTGATGATCGTCGTCGCGATCATCGGCATTCTGGCGGCCATCGCCATCCCGTCCTACCAAGATTTCACCACACGCAGCAAGGTGGCGGAAGGACTCAACCTCGCTGGCTCGCCGAAAGCTTCGGCGGCCGAATTTGCGCTCAATAATGGCCATTGGCCGGCAAGTGGTGTCGGGAGTCTCGGCTACCAGTCCCCGACGACCAAATATGTTCGGAGTATCGCCGTCGCCGGAAGCCACATCACGATCACGTATGCGGGCACCGCGGGCGTAGTGGCTGGCAGCAACATCATCATCGCCGGCTCGCTGAACGCAGGCGGCGCCAAGTGGGTGTGCACCGGCGGCAACGTTAACATCAGATATCGGCCGTCCAACTGCCGGCCATAGGCACTAATATGACTGCGTCGCAGTGGTTTTTCGCCTGATAGTAACCTGCACGCCGGCGATCAGATACTGCCTCAAGCCCCGGGGGACAATCCGGGGCTTTTTGGTTTTTCGAGCACACCCGCGGGGCCCACCAGGACTCCGACCCATGCCGAGGCCCATTAATCCGGAAAGAGCAGTTGTCCACAGATGAACACAGATTAATGGCTTGTGATTGGCCGTTGGCTCAGCTTGCCGGTGAATGTGACATCAGCGACAAGCATAGACAATGCTAAAGAATATCTGTGTTCATCTGTGTTCATCTGTGGATTTAGGGTTAACTATTCATGATGAAACTGCACACCTCCTTGCGCAACCCGGCCCTGATCGCGCTCACGCTATCACTGATCCTCGGCCTCGGCTGGTTCGCGTTTGCGCCCGGCTTGTCCGGCCCCTTTTTCTTCGACGACCAGATTCACCTGCCCAAACTCGCCGGTTCGGGTAACGGCATCCACACCCCGGATGAGGTGATGCGGTTGATACTGCCGGACGATGGGGGTTCCGGGCGTTCTCTATCCTACCTGTCGCTCTTGGTGGACGACAACGGCTGGCCCACCTCACCCCAGGCATTCAAGCGCACCAATCTCCTGCTCCATCTCTTGAATGGCGTCTTGGTATTCGTCTTTTTACGCGGGCTCACCCGCCTACTCCAGCCCGCAGGTGCCACCACTCACCACGCCGACTGGGTCGCATTGGCAGGGGCCGCCCTCTGGTTGCTGCACCCGCTGCACCTGTCGCCGATCATGATGGTGATACAGCGGATGACCCTGCTTGGGGGTACCTTCTCGCTGCTGGCGCTCATCGCCTATCTCCACGGTCGCGGGATAGCCGCGGAACGCCCCTGGACGGCCCTGTTTTGGCTGGGGCCGGTCTTCGGGGCCTGTCTGGTGCTGGGTATTCTTAGCAAGGAGACGGCCTTTATGACCCTGGCCTATGTGGCAACCCTGGAACTGACGGTGCTCGGGGCAAACCGACCGCCCCGCCCCGCCTGGTGGCGCGCCTGGTCTGCCGTCTTCCTGATCCTGCCCCTGATCCTGCTGGGGCTCTACTTCGCAACGGTCTTCAGCACCATGGCGGATGCATACCAGGCACGCGCCTTCAATCTCAGCGAGCGCCTGATGACCGAGGGCCGGGTCCTGATGCAGTACTTGCGGGTCATTCTGCTGCCCTCACTCAGCGAGTCCACGCCCTTTCGGGACGATTTCGCGATCTCGCGCGGGCTCCTCGACCCACCCCAGACACTGGCGGCCTTGGGGGCAATCGCCCTGCTGCTCGCCCTGGCGATCCTTAAGCGGCGCGCCTGGCCACTGTTCGCCTTGGCAATCCTTTGGTTCTTTCTTGGGCACCTGCTCGAAGGGACAGTCCTGCCACTCGAGATCTATTTCGAGCACCGCAACTACCTCCCGATGCTCGGTCCTATTTTCGCCCTTTGCTACGCGGTATTCGCGGTCCCCCTGGCCTATCGACACCTGCTCACCGCCGGTCTGCTGGGTATGATCGCGCTGGTCGGGGCCATTACCTGGAGTTCCGCGCGGGTCTGGGGCAATGCCAGGTCGATCGCCATCCTGTGGTCCGCCGAACGTCCGGCCTCCCACCGTGCCCAGGTCGTCGCGATCAACTACTGGGCCAACCAGGGGGATTGGGGACGGCTACGGACCCAACTCGACCAAGCCACGGCGGCGCAGCCGACCAATGCCAACTTACCGCTCTTTCGCTATGCCTTGGAGCACTGCACAGACGCGCGCCTGCCAAGCCTCGGCGCCGACGTCGAGGAGATCGCGCGGGTGGCGCAAACGGCCCCCTTGGACTTTGGGAGCCTGGAGGGCCTGAAATGGATCATCGACCGGGACCGAGACGGACATTGCCGGATCGACCCCAAGGAGATACAGCGGATCTTCGACATTTACCTGGCAAGTCCCAAATTCACCGCCAGCCCCATGCCCCACCGCCAGTTGGCGACCCTGCTCGCCTCCTACCGGCAGCAACAGGGTGACCTGGACGGGACCATCCGGGCACTTGACCGCGCCTATGCGGCTTCACCGTCTTTTACCACGGCCCTGGATCAAGCCTATTTTCTGATGAGCGCGGGGCTTCTGGACGATGCCAGGCATTATGTGGATATCGCTGTCGCGACTCCACCACGAAATCTGTTTCAATGGCTGGAACGCGATCGTCGGCTTGCTGCCTATCAGGACTTCCTTCGCGACAAGGGGGCGCAGAATGCCGCCCAGGCGCATGATGCCAAAGCTGCTTTGGAGGGCGAAGCGCAGACGCCTCGGGGGCACTGAAACGCCGGCAGACAAGACGCCCGCGCGGCACCTGGACGTCCGACAGCTACCGGGACTGCGCCCGACCCGGCGTCAGGTCCGCCAACCCACACCGGAGCAACCCATGCAAACCTACGAAGTCGATGTCGGGGCCCGGGCCAACGAGCAGGCGCGCCTGCCAGGTACCCGACGCTTCGCGCGGTTGCACAGCGAGCACATCGCCGAGCAGATCGAGGACGCCGGCAACGGTGTTCGGGGATGACCCCGCAGATCTTGAGAATGAAGCCTAAACCTCTGGTCACTATCGGTATGCCCGTCTACAACGAGGCGGGGTTTATCCGGGCAGCATTGGAATCGCTGGTGAACCAGGACTACCACCATCGCGAGCTCATCATTTCAGATAACGCATCCACGGACGATACGGGTGAGATTGCCCGCGCTTTCGTCGCGCGTTACCCCTGGATGCGCTATCACCGCTTCGCTGAGAACCGCGGGCCGGGTGACAATTTTGCATTTGTCCGAGACCAGGCACAGGGAGACTACTTCATCTGGGCGGCCGGACACGACAGCTGGTCGGAGAACTACCTGTCGGCATGCATTTGCCTGCTGCAATCCCACCCCCAGGCGGCCCTGGCGTTCGGCAGTACGACCTGGATCGATGCCAACGGGCACCCCATGACACGGGAAACGGGGTGGACCGACACCCGGGGAATGGATAACGCGGCACGCTACTTCAGCGTGCTATGGGGAAACATGAATCCCATCCTTGGCGTCATCCGCACGGATTACCTGAGGGACTGCCCGATCATCAATACGGTGGGAAGCGACCTTATTATCTTGTCCTATCTGGCTCTGCGCGGCGATTTCCTCCATGCGCTGGATGCTCGTTGGCAACGTCGTGAATTCCGCCAGGAGCGGCGTTACGCGGACAAATTGGCGCGCTACCGCACCCGGGAATTCGGACTTGCCAGGGGTTTCTTCAATCGCGCCTTTCCACTGGTACGCCTGCCCTATGAACTCATGCGGGGTGTCTGGCGATCATCCCACCCGCTTACGCGACGACTGTCCATTGCCGGGCTGCTGATTCCAACCATGTTCGTACGTTACCTGTCGGGACGACAGTGAAGACCTACCTGGCGGGTGCGCGGCTGAGAAATCTCGCGGAGCGTGCGCGGCCGGCGCGACGCCTGGCGTCCCGACTTTTCACCCCTCTGGCGCTCATCGCCCTGCTCTGGGCGATCTGGCACGGACGCCAGACGCTGGCGACGCTCGTTGTGGATGCGCGGCTCGACCTGCTGGCGGCCTCACTGTCGATTTGGCTAGGCCTGCATCTCGTGTCACCACTCTTTACGCTGCGCACGCTCCGCGGCTGGGGCCAGCCGCTGCGGTATCGCGACGCCTTATGCATTCACGTCGTCCGACTCCCGGCCAAGTACCTGCCGGGCGGAATCTGGCACAGTGTCGCCCGCGCCGCCGACTATCGACGCCTCGCCGTCAACCACCGGGTCATTGCCGCCTACCTTCTGATCGAGACCCTCACACTGGCCGGGGTCACGTTGTTTCTGGGTGGTGCGGGGGTATTCGCCACCGGCGTGGTGACTGGCGCCTGGGCGATCGCGACCGGGCTATGCGCCGTCCTTGGCGTCTGCGTGCTGTTGGCGGCGCCATGGGTGTCACAGACGTTATTCATAACCATTGAACCAAAGCTGTCTCTTCGTCAATATCTCATCAACGCGGCTGTGCTGGCTGTCTATTGGGGCTGGGCCGGTATGGCTTTCGCCCTGTTCCTGAATGCGTTTCCAGCGCTGAGACTGGCGGCGTCGAACGTTGAAGCCGCTGTTATCTATGTCTTTTCCTGGGGTATCGGATTTGTCACCCTGTTCGCCCCCCAGGGAATCGGCGTCTCGGAGTTGGTCGCATCCCATCTCCTGGGGGAACGCGACAGCGTGGTTACCTTGGCGGCCCTGCTGGCCGGCTTTCGGGTCGTCATCCTCGCCGCGGATGTCGCGGCCTGGCTGCTGGCGACGCTGCCACACACTTGCGGTCGCCCAGCGTCCGGCGTCGCGTCGCAGCCCCCCCCTCGCGAATCCTGAGGACTCTAACCATGAAAGCAGTCATTCTTGCGGGCGGCCTTGGAACCCGGATCTCCGAAGAGACCTACCTCAGGCCCAAGCCGATGATCGAGATCGGCGGCAAACCGATCCTGTGGCACATCATGAAGCTCTATGCTGCCCATGGGGTGAATGACTTCGTGATCTGCTGCGGCTATAAGGGCTATCTGATCAAAGAGTATTTCGCCAATTATTTTCTGCACATGTCGGACGTGACTTTCGACATGCGGAACAATACCATGCAAGTACATGAGCATCATGCCGAACCCTGGCATGTGACGCTGGTGGATACCGGCGAGGACACGCTGACGGGCGGCCGACTCAAACGCGTGGCCCCCTATGTGCAGGACGAGGACGCCTTCTGCTTCACTTACGGAGATGGCGTGGCTGACGTCGATATCACGCGCGAAATCGCCTTCCATCGGGGACACGGTAGATTGGCGACAGTGACCGCCGTGCTGCCTCCTGGACGCTACGGTGCCCTGCAACTGGCAGGGGATCAGGTGACTGGATTCATGGAAAAGCCGCGTGGTGATGGTGGACTGATCAACGGCGGGTTTTTTGTGCTCGCCCCGCGGTGTCTGACACTCATCGAGAATGACCAATCGAGCTGGGAGGGCGAACCTCTGACGGAGCTGGCACGGCAGGGCCAGCTCATGGCCTTTGTGCATCATGGCTTCTGGCAACCGATGGACACCCTGCGCGACAAGAATCAGCTCGAGGCCCTGTGGGATTCAGGCCAGGCACCTTGGCGGGTTTGGTGTTAGCGGATGATGAGAATCGGTATGGTTAGGCTTCGCACGCAAGTGTACATCAGACCTGATTTCGGCTACCCTGACCGTGACAAGGCACAACCCTGAATTCAGGAAAGCACAGGGGGATATCCGCCATGCTGATCACCCTCCACACGACGAAGCAACGCTATACTTCAGGTGCGTGATGGGGACCGGACACCCAGCATCCGACTCCGACCTGCAAGTACCCAGGAAAAATGATCTGGACCAACAAGAGCGTGCTGATCACCGGCCACACCGGTTTCAAAGGCGGCTGGTTGGCTTTGTGGTTGAATCGGCTCGGGGCCGAAGTGCATGGCTATAGCCTCGCCCCCCCAACCGAACCCAACCTGTTCGGGGTCGCACGGGTGGGTGCGGCGCTGGCATCGGACATCCGTGGTGATTTGGCCGATCTGGCCCGGCTCAAGACGGCGTTCAGCAACGCAGCCCCGCAGGTCGTCTTTCACTTGGCCGCTCAGCCGCTGGTCCGGGAAAGCTATCGCGACCCGCTGGGCACCCTGGTTACCAATGTCCTGGGTACGGCCCGTGTGCTCGAGGCCGTTCGAGGATGTGAGTCGGTGCGTGCCGTGGTATTGATTACCACCGACAAGGTCTACCAGAATCGCGAGTGGGCCTACCCCTATCGGGAGGTTGACGCGCTCGGCGGACACGACCCCTACAGTGCCAGCAAGGCGGCGGCGGAGGTGGTGGCTGCCAGTTACCGGGCAAGTTTCTTTTCAGAGACCGCCGGGCATCCGGCGCGGATCGCTACCGCCCGCGCCGGCAACGTCATCGGTGGGGGCGACTGGGCTTCCGACCGACTGGTGCCGGACTGTGTTCGCGCCTTTGCAGAGGGGGAGCCGGCCCGCTTGCGTTTCCCAGGCTCGGTGCGTCCCTGGCAGCATGTGCTGGAGCCGCTGGCCGGCTACCTGCGACTGGCCGAGCAACTGGTCCAACCAGCCGGCGGTCCCTTGGCCCGGGCCTGGAATTTCGGACCCGACGCCGGCAGCGATGCGACCGCGGGTGAGGTGGCCATGGCGCTGGCCCGGCTGTGGGGCGCGGGTGCCCGGGCGGAGGCGGGTCCAGACGTGGAGCAACCCCATGAAGCGGGCCTGCTTCGACTTGATAGTACCCTGGCCCGCTCGGTGCTGGGCTGGGCGCCGCGCTGGACCTTGGCGTTAGCCCTGGCGCAGACCGCCAGCTGGTATCGGGCATGGCTGCGGGGCGCGGACATGACGGCCTTTTGTCTCAGCCAGATTGACGACTATGAAGCGGCAGCCTCACCGTGACGACGACCTCCCGTTTTGAGATCCTGAACACGCCGATCAGTGGATTGCACCTGATCCGGCGTCGCCCCTTGGGTGACCGGCGGGGCTATCTGGAGCGCCTGTTCTGCGCGGAGGAACTGCGGGGGCTTATCCCTGGGCGAGGTATCGCGCAGGTCAATCATTCATTCACTAACCGGCGCGGCACGGTGCGCGGAATGCACTTTCAGTATCCACCCCATACCGAGACCAAGTTTGTCAGTTGCCTGCGCGGCGCGGTGTTCGATGTCGCGGTGGATCTGCGCAGAGGCTCCACCACCTTCCTGCGCTGGCACGCCGCCATCCTGAGCGCCGACAATCATCAGACCATTCTGATCCCGGAGGGCTGCGCCCACGGTTTTCAAACCCTGACTGACGATTGTGAGCTGCTGTATTTACATACCGCAGCCTATCAACCCAGCGCCGAAGGGGGCCTGAACCCGCGGGACCCCCGACTCGGCATCCACTGGCCCGAGGTCCTGACTGAGGTATCTTCCCGCGACACCGCACACCCCCTATTGACCGAAGCTTTCGGCGGGTTGGAGGTATGAAATGCCGACACTGCGGCGCTGACCTGAAACTGCCGCTGGTGGATTTGGGCAGTGCACCGCCGTCCAATGCCTATCTCACCGAATCCACGCTGCGGGCACCGGAGCGATGGTTTCCGTTGCGGGTACTCGTGTGCGAGGACTGCTGGCTGGCGCAGACCGAAGACTTCACCCAGGCGCACGAGCTATTCTCTACCGACTATGCCTATTTCAGCGGCTTTTCCCGGACCTGGTTGGCACACTGCGAGCGCTACGTAAACGACATGGTGATGCGCCTGCAGTTGACCGCCGCCAGTCAGGTAGTCGAGATTGCGGCCAATGATGGCTCCCTGCTGCAATACGTGCTCGCCCGCGGGATCCCCTGTACCGGGGTCGAGCCCACTGCCGACACCGCCGCCGCGGCGCGCGCCAAGGGCATCCCGATCGTGGCAGAGTTCTTCGGGGTACGCCTTGCGCAAGACCTGGCCGCCCAGGGTCTTCAGGCGGATCTCGCGGTTGCGAACAACGTGTTGGCCCACGTACCGGACATCAACGATTTCGTCGCCGGCGTTGCGCTCCTCCTCAAACCGGGCGGGGTCGCCACCTTCGAGTTCCCCCATCTGCTGCGGCTTATCGCCGAGAACCAGTTCGATACCATCTACCACGAGCACTTTTCTTACTTGTCTCTAACAGCGGTTCGGCGCATCTTTGCCGCCAACGGGTTGGCGGTCTTCGACGTCGAAGCGCACCCCACCCACGGCGGCAGCCTGCGTGTGTTTGCCCAGCGCGCGGCGACCGGCCGGCAACCATGCAGCCCGCGGGTGGCGGCCTTACTGCATCAGGAAGTCGCGGTCGGGATGACGAGTGCCTCGTATTACAGGGGTTTTCAGACCCGCACCGACCGGGTCAAGGATGATTTCCTGGCCTTTCTCCTGGACGCCAAACGGCGGGGGAAGACGGTTGCCGGCTACGGCGCCGCGGCCAAGGGCAACACGCTGCTAAACTACGCCGGGGTGCGGCCGGATCTGCTGCCGTTCGTGGTCGACCGCAATCCGGCGAAGCAGGGCAAATACCTGCCGGGCAGCCGGATCCCGATCACCGGCGAGGAGCGCCTGCGTCGCACCCGGCCTGACGTGATCCTTGTATTGCCATGGAATTTGAAGACCGAGGTCATGCAACAGCTCGCCTACGCACGTACCTGGGGTGCGCGGTTCGTGACGGCGGTTCCGACGTTGGAGAACGTATGAAGCCTCGCATCTACTATACTAAGCCCTCGATCACCGATTTGGAGATTCGGTACGCGACGGATGCCGCCGCCAACGGTTGGGGTGATCACTGCTATGAATACATTGCCCGCTTTGAAGACGGGTTCAAGACCCACCTCGGGGTTGATTACGCCATCGCGACCTCCAGTTGCACCGGCGCCCTGCATATGGGCATGGCCGCGCTTGGTATCGGCCCAGGCGACGAAATCATCCTTGCCGACAGCAACTGGATCGCTACGGCTGCCCCGATTGTGCATCTCGGTGCCACGCCCGTGTTCATCGATATTCTGCCCGACAGTTGGTGTATCGACCCACAACTTGCCGAGGCGGCTATTACCTCCCGCACGAAAGCAATCGTTGCCGTCCACCTATATGGCAACCTCTGCGACATGGACCGTCTGTTGGCGATCGGCGAGAAGCACGGGATTGCGATTATCGAGGATGCCGCCGAGGCGATTGGGTCCGTGTATCACGGCAGGCGCGCAGGTAGCATGGGTCGTTTCGGCGCTTTCTCGTTCCATGGGACCAAGACAGTGACAACGGGCGAGGGGGGCATGTTTGTTACCAACGACGCCGCCCTCTACGAACGCGTCCTTACCCTGAGTAATCATGGGCGCGCGCGCGGCCAGACAAAACAGTTCTGGCCCGACATGGTTGGCTTCAAATACAAGATATCCAATATCCAGGCCGCTATCGGGTGTGCGCAGATGGAGCGGATCGAGGAACTGATCGCGCGGAAACGCCAAATACTCGCCTATTATCGTGAGCGTATGAAAAACCTGCCGGGCCATCACATGAATCCGGAGCCTGCGGGAACGATAAATGGGGCATGGATGCCGACCGTTGTATTCGATGAAGAGACCGGCATTGGACGTGAAAGGATACAGGCTGCGTTCGCCAAGGACAATATCGATGCCCGCGTCTTTTTTCAGCCACTATCAAGTTTGCCGTTTTTTCAGGAGCAGCCGCGAAATTACTTCGCCTTTGCTGTTCCCGCACGCGCCATCAACCTCCCAAGCTTCCATGATATGAGCGAGTCAGAGCAGGAGCGGGTGATCGTGGTGTTACAGCAGATTTGTGATGCTTGAGATCACTCGCTATGTGTTATGGGGTAGCGCCGGACATGCGAAGGTGCTTGCTTCTTTAATAAATCTGCGAGGTGGAATCGTAGTCGCCCTGTTCGATAACGACCCTCAGGCCGAACCGGCCTTGTCCGGTGTGCCATTATATTTCGGTCTTGAAGGACTGAAACGCTGGGCCGATGATCAAGCGACCCCTCATTCGTTTCGCGGCATTGCGGCAATCGGCGGCGCACGAGGGAGAGAGCGGGTGGTCATACATCAACATTTTCGAGATCACGGAATCCAGGTCACCTCCCTGATACATCCGAGTGCTTCGGTGTGTGGAACAGCATCGATTGGTCACGGTACTCAGGTTCTCGCGCACGCATTGGTCGCAGCGGATGCTTGCGTCGGCGAGGCTTGTATTCTCAACCATCGCGCTGCCGCGGACCATGAATGCGTCCTCGGCAACGGGGTACATTTGGCGCCGGCATCAACTCTTTGTGGCTGCGTGGAAGTTGGCGACAACGTCTTGGTCGGAGCGGGGGCAGTCGTATTGCCGCGACTGGTAATCGGTAAGGATACGATCATTGGTGCCGGCGCGGTTGTGACCCGCAATATCCCCGAGGGAGTCGTCGTCGCCGGCAATCCTGCGCGGATGGTAAGAATCAACGTAAGCAAAAGTCCCTGAGGTGTTGAAAAAATGTCCCCGTACGAAAACTTCAAGATTGAATGCCGGGATGAAATTACTCGCCAAGGAGCCGATAGCCGCCTC
The DNA window shown above is from Candidatus Thiodictyon syntrophicum and carries:
- a CDS encoding DegT/DnrJ/EryC1/StrS family aminotransferase; the encoded protein is MKPRIYYTKPSITDLEIRYATDAAANGWGDHCYEYIARFEDGFKTHLGVDYAIATSSCTGALHMGMAALGIGPGDEIILADSNWIATAAPIVHLGATPVFIDILPDSWCIDPQLAEAAITSRTKAIVAVHLYGNLCDMDRLLAIGEKHGIAIIEDAAEAIGSVYHGRRAGSMGRFGAFSFHGTKTVTTGEGGMFVTNDAALYERVLTLSNHGRARGQTKQFWPDMVGFKYKISNIQAAIGCAQMERIEELIARKRQILAYYRERMKNLPGHHMNPEPAGTINGAWMPTVVFDEETGIGRERIQAAFAKDNIDARVFFQPLSSLPFFQEQPRNYFAFAVPARAINLPSFHDMSESEQERVIVVLQQICDA
- a CDS encoding glycosyltransferase family 2 protein, whose translation is MTPQILRMKPKPLVTIGMPVYNEAGFIRAALESLVNQDYHHRELIISDNASTDDTGEIARAFVARYPWMRYHRFAENRGPGDNFAFVRDQAQGDYFIWAAGHDSWSENYLSACICLLQSHPQAALAFGSTTWIDANGHPMTRETGWTDTRGMDNAARYFSVLWGNMNPILGVIRTDYLRDCPIINTVGSDLIILSYLALRGDFLHALDARWQRREFRQERRYADKLARYRTREFGLARGFFNRAFPLVRLPYELMRGVWRSSHPLTRRLSIAGLLIPTMFVRYLSGRQ
- the rfbF gene encoding glucose-1-phosphate cytidylyltransferase, coding for MKAVILAGGLGTRISEETYLRPKPMIEIGGKPILWHIMKLYAAHGVNDFVICCGYKGYLIKEYFANYFLHMSDVTFDMRNNTMQVHEHHAEPWHVTLVDTGEDTLTGGRLKRVAPYVQDEDAFCFTYGDGVADVDITREIAFHRGHGRLATVTAVLPPGRYGALQLAGDQVTGFMEKPRGDGGLINGGFFVLAPRCLTLIENDQSSWEGEPLTELARQGQLMAFVHHGFWQPMDTLRDKNQLEALWDSGQAPWRVWC
- a CDS encoding pilin → MKKYQQGFTLIELMIVVAIIGILAAIAIPSYQDFTTRSKVAEGLNLAGSPKASAAEFALNNGHWPASGVGSLGYQSPTTKYVRSIAVAGSHITITYAGTAGVVAGSNIIIAGSLNAGGAKWVCTGGNVNIRYRPSNCRP
- a CDS encoding dTDP-4-dehydrorhamnose 3,5-epimerase family protein produces the protein MTTTSRFEILNTPISGLHLIRRRPLGDRRGYLERLFCAEELRGLIPGRGIAQVNHSFTNRRGTVRGMHFQYPPHTETKFVSCLRGAVFDVAVDLRRGSTTFLRWHAAILSADNHQTILIPEGCAHGFQTLTDDCELLYLHTAAYQPSAEGGLNPRDPRLGIHWPEVLTEVSSRDTAHPLLTEAFGGLEV
- a CDS encoding class I SAM-dependent methyltransferase, producing MKCRHCGADLKLPLVDLGSAPPSNAYLTESTLRAPERWFPLRVLVCEDCWLAQTEDFTQAHELFSTDYAYFSGFSRTWLAHCERYVNDMVMRLQLTAASQVVEIAANDGSLLQYVLARGIPCTGVEPTADTAAAARAKGIPIVAEFFGVRLAQDLAAQGLQADLAVANNVLAHVPDINDFVAGVALLLKPGGVATFEFPHLLRLIAENQFDTIYHEHFSYLSLTAVRRIFAANGLAVFDVEAHPTHGGSLRVFAQRAATGRQPCSPRVAALLHQEVAVGMTSASYYRGFQTRTDRVKDDFLAFLLDAKRRGKTVAGYGAAAKGNTLLNYAGVRPDLLPFVVDRNPAKQGKYLPGSRIPITGEERLRRTRPDVILVLPWNLKTEVMQQLAYARTWGARFVTAVPTLENV
- a CDS encoding acetyltransferase gives rise to the protein MLEITRYVLWGSAGHAKVLASLINLRGGIVVALFDNDPQAEPALSGVPLYFGLEGLKRWADDQATPHSFRGIAAIGGARGRERVVIHQHFRDHGIQVTSLIHPSASVCGTASIGHGTQVLAHALVAADACVGEACILNHRAAADHECVLGNGVHLAPASTLCGCVEVGDNVLVGAGAVVLPRLVIGKDTIIGAGAVVTRNIPEGVVVAGNPARMVRINVSKSP
- the rfbG gene encoding CDP-glucose 4,6-dehydratase, translated to MIWTNKSVLITGHTGFKGGWLALWLNRLGAEVHGYSLAPPTEPNLFGVARVGAALASDIRGDLADLARLKTAFSNAAPQVVFHLAAQPLVRESYRDPLGTLVTNVLGTARVLEAVRGCESVRAVVLITTDKVYQNREWAYPYREVDALGGHDPYSASKAAAEVVAASYRASFFSETAGHPARIATARAGNVIGGGDWASDRLVPDCVRAFAEGEPARLRFPGSVRPWQHVLEPLAGYLRLAEQLVQPAGGPLARAWNFGPDAGSDATAGEVAMALARLWGAGARAEAGPDVEQPHEAGLLRLDSTLARSVLGWAPRWTLALALAQTASWYRAWLRGADMTAFCLSQIDDYEAAASP